The following proteins are co-located in the Camelina sativa cultivar DH55 chromosome 12, Cs, whole genome shotgun sequence genome:
- the LOC104730774 gene encoding F-box/FBD/LRR-repeat protein At4g26340-like → MDRISQLPDDLLLRILSRVPTRNVVATSLLSQRWRFLWMLVPKLRFDDTNHNGGDYKSFSQFVYRYLLSNKAPVLQQFHLNLGADCPAVDIRLWIDIAVSRRVIELGIHIRSSKAVPFSLPSSVYTSDTLETLRLINLVLSNAPSSVCLPSLKVLHLKMVDNASLSNLLSGCPNLEELFVERHKEDSVMDVTIAVPSLQRLSMVDTNDVGRSRYVIDAPCLKYLNIVDEALYKSRQIENMPELVEANIEITRRVTHKFLRALTSVRHLSLCLSISKVRCPSGIIFNQLVRLSFYTFAKGRWWDLLTCMLQDSPKLRFLKLIDKHDSGLCGNETPIGWRLPSSVPECILSSLEAFEWIGYKGRRGDIEMATYVLKNAACLRTATFTPKSTDVGKKYRMLKKLASVPTASTSSQLLFD, encoded by the exons ATGGACCGTATCAGTCAACTTCCGGATGATTTGCTCTTGCGGATTTTGTCACGTGTTCCGACAAGAAATGTTGTGGCCACAAGTCTTTTGTCCCAAAGATGGCGGTTTCTTTGGATGTTAGTGCCAAAACTTCGATTCGACGATACCAATCACAATGGTGGTGACTATAAGAGCTTCTCTCAGTTTGTTTACAGGTATTTGTTATCTAATAAGGCACCTGTTCTACAACAATTTCATCTGAATCTTGGCGCTGACTGCCCCGCTGTAGACATTAGACTATGGATTGATATTGCAGTTAGTCGACGTGTGATTGAGCTGGGCATTCATATTCGTTCTTCCAAGGCTGTGCCTTTCAGTTTGCCGAGTAGTGTATACACCTCTGATACACTGGAGACCTTGAGACTCATCAATTTGGTTCTTTCGAATGCTCCTTCTTCAGTTTGTCTCCCGTCTCTCAAAGTTCTGCATCTTAAGATGGTTGACAACGCATCTCTTTCAAATCTGTTATCTGGTTGTCCAAATCTTGAAGAACTGTTTGTGGAGCGACATAAGGAAGACTCTGTAATGGATGTCACTATCGCGGTGCCTTCCTTACAACGGTTATCTATGGTCGACACAAATGATGTTGGTCGTAGTCGATATGTGATAGATGCCCCTTGTTTGAAGTACCTTAACATCGTAGATGAAGCACTTTACAAGTCCCGTCAAATTGAGAACATGCCTGAATTGGTCGAGGCAAATATTGAGATTACTAGAAGAGTTACTCACAAGTTTCTGAGGGCTCTTACTTCTGTCCGACATCTTTCTCTATGTTTATCAATTTCAAAG gttagGTGTCCTTCTGGTATCATCTTCAATCAGCTTGTTCGTCTGAGTTTCTATACATTTGCTAAAGGACGTTGGTGGGATCTTCTTACTTGTATGCTCCAAGATTCCCCAAAACTAAGATTTCTCAAACTCATTGAT AAACATGATTCTGGTCTTTGTGGAAACGAAACCCCAATTGGTTGGAGGCTGCCGAGTTCTGTCCCCGAGTGTATTTTATCTAGTCTCGAGGCATTTGAGTGGATTGGGTACAAAGGGAGACGAGGAGATATAGAGATGGCAACATATGTCCTAAAGAATGCTGCTTGTTTGAGGACAGCAACGTTTACTCCAAAATCTACTGATGTGGGAAAAAAGTATCGTATGCTCAAGAAGTTGGCATCAGTACCTACAGCTTCAACTTCGTCTCAGCTTCTATTCGACTGA
- the LOC104730773 gene encoding F-box/FBD/LRR-repeat protein At4g26340-like, whose protein sequence is MDSISQLSDDLLLRILSCVPTKHVVATSLLSQRWRFLWMLVPQLRFDDTNHNGDYKSFSQFVYRSLLSNKAPVLQHLHLNLGAGCPAVDIRLWIDIAVSRRVIELEINIRSSKDVSFSLPSNVYTSDTLETLRLIDFVLLNAPSSVRLPSLKVLHLNTVDYVDDASLPSILSGCPNLEELFLERHVEDSVMDITVVVPSLQRLSMFDRNYLRGNGYVIDAPSLKYLNITDNAAYNFRQIVNMPELAEAHVEITHGVTHKFLRALTSVRHISLCLSLSEVMCPSGMIFSQLVHLNLYTVVEGWWDLLTYMLQDTPKLRFLKLIDKHESGFCGKETPIGWKLPSSVPECILFSLEAFEWIGYKGRRGDREMATYVLKNAANLRTATFTPESTDVGEKYRMLKELASVPTTSTFSQLLFD, encoded by the exons ATGGACAGTATCAGTCAGCTTTCAGATGACTTGCTCTTGCGGATTTTGTCATGTGTTCCGACAAAACATGTTGTGGCCACAAGTCTTTTGTCCCAAAGATGGCGGTTTCTTTGGATGTTAGTGCCACAACTTCGATTCGACGATACCAATCATAATGGTGACTATAAGAGCTTCTCTCAGTTTGTTTACAGGTCTTTGCTATCAAATAAGGCACCTGTTCTACAACACTTGCATCTGAATCTTGGCGCTGGCTGTCCCGCTGTAGACATTAGACTATGGATTGATATTGCAGTTAGTCGCCGTGTGATTGAGCTGGAAATTAATATTCGTTCTTCCAAGGATGTGTCTTTCAGTTTGCCGAGTAACGTATATACCTCCGATACACTAGAGACCTTGAGACTCATCGATTTCGTTCTTTTAAATGCTCCTTCTTCAGTTCGTCTCCCGTCTCTCAAAGTTCTGCACCTAAACACTGTTGATTACGTAGACGATGcatctcttccaagtatttTATCTGGCTGTCCAAATCTTGAAGAATTGTTTTTGGAGCGACATGTGGAAGACTCTGTAATGGATATCACAGTCGTGGTGCCTTCCTTACAACGGTTATCTATGTTCGACAGAAATTATCTTCGTGGTAATGGATATGTGATAGATGCTCCTTCTTTGAAGTACCTTAACATCACAGATAATGCAGCTTACAACTTCCGTCAAATTGTGAACATGCCTGAGTTGGCTGAGGCACATGTCGAGATTACTCATGGAGTTACTCACAAGTTTCTGAGGGCTCTTACCTCTGTCCGACATATTTCTCTATGTTTATCACTTTCAGAG gTTATGTGTCCTTCTGGTATGATCTTCAGTCAGCTTGTTCATCTGAACTTGTATACAGTTGTTGAAGGTTGGTGGGATCTTCTTACTTATATGCTCCAAGATACCCCCAAACTAAGATTTCTCAAACTCATTGAT AAACATGAATCTGGTTTTTGTGGCAAAGAAACCCCAATTGGTTGGAAACTGCCGAGTTCTGTCCCCGAGTGTATTTTATTTAGTCTTGAGGCATTTGAGTGGATTGGGTACAAAGGGAGACGAGGAGATAGAGAGATGGCAACATATGTCCTAAAGAATGCTGCAAATTTGAGGACAGCAACGTTTACTCCAGAATCTACTGATGTGGGAGAAAAGTATCGTATGCTCAAGGAGTTGGCATCAGTACCAACAACTTCAACTTTTTCTCAGCTTCTATTCGACTGA